The Vicia villosa cultivar HV-30 ecotype Madison, WI unplaced genomic scaffold, Vvil1.0 ctg.000441F_1_1, whole genome shotgun sequence genome includes a window with the following:
- the LOC131628284 gene encoding dnaJ protein ERDJ3B-like encodes MAHRRAKFLFLLCALCYALNSFAAKSYYDILQVSNSAEDDQIKRVYRKLALKYHPDKNPWNEEANKKFAEINNAYEVLSDSEKRYIYDKFGEEGLKQHAAGGGRGGGMNMQDIFNSTGKLRESMSRNFCCIPTRNFCCIIHRVKLFLRTRYKIRAALFMFLGLPVEFEVEIPGRVPSARFFGLLVPAVELGKF; translated from the exons ATGGCACATCGAAGAGCGAAATTTCTGTTCCTTCTATGCGCTCTTTGTTATGCACTCAATTCCTTTGCCGC AAAGAGCTATTACGATATACTGCAAGTGTCGAATAGTGCGGAGGATGATCAGATTAAGAGAGTGTATAGGAAACTGGCATTGAAGTATCATCCTGATAAGAATCCGTGGAATGAAGAAGCTAATAAGAAATTCGCGGAGATTAACAATG CATATGAAGTGTTGTCCGATAGCGAGAAGAGATATATTTATGATAAGTTCGGTGAAGAGGGTTTGAAGCAGCATGCGGCTggtggaggaagaggtggtgggaTGAACATGCAGGATATTTTTAACTC GACAGGGAAGCTTCGAGAATCCATGTCGAGGAACTTCTGCTGTATTCCCACGAGGAACTTCTGCTGTATCATACACCGAGTTAAACTTTTTCTGAGGACTAGATACAAGATACGCGCAGCCTTATTCAT GTTTCTTGGGCTTCCTGTTGAGTTTGAAGTTGAGATCCCGGGGCGTGTTCCCAGTGCTAG GTTTTTTGGATTACTGGTGCCAGCCGTGGAATTG